From Hymenobacter sediminicola:
ATAGTATTCCAAGACACCAATATTTCTAGCGAATCAGGCTCAATCCAAAAAAGAAAAGGAGCTGCAGCATGAACACGAACGGTGCCAACGCATTACGCTTTTCAAAACTGGTGCGGTTGAAGAACACCTGTAGAATGAGCGACACAGCAAACCAACCCTTGAAGTTCTGCAATGGAATAACATCGAAGCGCCACTGCCAGAAGTCGTAGCGCACGGCTACGGGCTCCAGGCACGCATCTAGGCCTACCATAAGCAGGGTGGCTACCACGGCTCGCAGGAAATCCGGGATGGGCAGATAGCGGGCCAGCACTCCGGTCGTGTATACCAGCATCAGCCAGTTGACGCCTATCATCAGGGGCACGCCCAGCCACTTTGTGCCCAGCGTGGGGCCATACTGGTAGAACCCAAACAGCAGCCCGGTGCGAATACCGACAACTTCCACAAAGAAGCCTACGGCCATTGTTACAAGGCAGAACCACCAGAACGTCGGACTCCGCTCAGTCTGAAAGGCCAGCAGCAGGCCCACCGTCAGCAGCAGGTTCAGGGGCACAAACTGCAGGTAGAACGACGGGTCTTCGGAAAAGCCCAGACCCAGGAAGCCCGTGACGTGAAACAGCAGCAGAATACCCTGAGCCACGCGTAGCCGCCGGCGCTGGGCTACCGTCCGCTCAGCAGCGGCAGCTTCATGCGTTGGAGGTGCTTCAGTGGGAAGATGTTGGATGGATTCGGGCATTAGTAACCAATTAACAGTATGGAATGAGAATCAGATGCTTATAGGCTGCCGGGCAGGCGTATAGCCACCGCCAGCTCTCTACGTACACCTGTTTATTCATTCTCAATCAACTCAGACACGATACGGGCCGAAAGTAGGCAAAGCGGAATGCCGCCGCCCGGATGCACCGAGCCGCCGCAAAAGTACAGCCCTTCCAGCTTCCGCGAGAAGTTGGGGTGGCGCAGGAAAGCCGCCAGCAGATTGTTGCTGGAACTGCCATATAGTGCCCCTCCAAACGACGAGGTGCGCCTTTCAATTCCCGGCGGGTCCCAGACCTGCTCGGCCCGTATCAGTGGCGCAATATCGGTGCCCAGCGCCTGGCTCACGCGAGCCAACACAGCCGCGCGGGTGTGGGCCACCAGCGCCGGCCAGTTCTGGCCCTGGTCGTGGGGCACGTTCACCATCACAAACCAGTTTTCGTGGCCGGGCGGGGCATCAGCGGGCGTATGGCCGCTCGTGATATTGACGTACACCGTAGGGTCGTCGGCAACGGCTTTTTCCTGGAAAATAGCTTCAAACTCACGCTTATAATCGGCCGAGAAGAAGATGTTGTGCACGCCCAGCTCCGGGAAGCGCCGCGCAATGCCCCAGTAAAAAATAAGGGCCGACGACGAGCGGGGCTGGGCCAATGTGCTTTCCGGAGCTGGCTGGCTAGGCAGTAAGCGGCGGTAGGTGGGCACCACATCCATATTGCTGACTACCAGCCCAAAGTCATATACATCCTGCGGCGTCCGCACGCCCGTAACGTGGCCGCTGGCCGTCAGAATTTCCTCCACCGGCTCGTGGTAGCGGAACTGTACCCCCAGCTCTTCGGCCAACCGCACGAGGCTTTGGGCAATGGCATAGATGCCGCCTTCGGGGTAAAAAGCTCCCAGGCCGTGCTCCAGGTGCGGGATGAGGCTGAGCGTGGCGGGGGCTTGGTACGGGTCGGAGCCGTTGTAGGTGGCAAACCGGTCGAAGAGCTGCACGAGGCGCGCATCCTGCGGGAAAGCCGCCGCGTGGCGCTGGTGCATGGTGCTGAGCAGGCCAAGCTGCGGCAGCGCTGCCAGCGCCTTCAGCACCTCGGGGCTGAGGTAGGTGCCGGCTTTGTGCAGCGACTTGTGCAGAAACGTGCCCGCTGTGCCTTCGTAGGCCTGCCCACTGCGCCGCAGAAACTGCAGCACCTGCGCCGCTGGCACGTCCAGCTTCTGCTCCACTTCCCTTGCAAACTTTTCCTCATCGGCCCAGGCGGTAAGGCGGGTGCCGTCGGCGAAGAAGTACTGTGTGATGGGGTCGAGGCGCTGGTAGCGGAAATAGTCCTGCGGGTTGCGGCCGGCCAGCCGGAACAGCTCATCTACCA
This genomic window contains:
- a CDS encoding carotenoid biosynthesis protein, translated to MPESIQHLPTEAPPTHEAAAAERTVAQRRRLRVAQGILLLFHVTGFLGLGFSEDPSFYLQFVPLNLLLTVGLLLAFQTERSPTFWWFCLVTMAVGFFVEVVGIRTGLLFGFYQYGPTLGTKWLGVPLMIGVNWLMLVYTTGVLARYLPIPDFLRAVVATLLMVGLDACLEPVAVRYDFWQWRFDVIPLQNFKGWFAVSLILQVFFNRTSFEKRNALAPFVFMLQLLFFFGLSLIR
- the crtD gene encoding 1-hydroxycarotenoid 3,4-desaturase CrtD — its product is MARKKTFISPASRPVAIVGAGIGGIAAAVRLAVRGHNVTVFEAQESFGGKMHQLELPGGYRFDGGPSLFTLPELVDELFRLAGRNPQDYFRYQRLDPITQYFFADGTRLTAWADEEKFAREVEQKLDVPAAQVLQFLRRSGQAYEGTAGTFLHKSLHKAGTYLSPEVLKALAALPQLGLLSTMHQRHAAAFPQDARLVQLFDRFATYNGSDPYQAPATLSLIPHLEHGLGAFYPEGGIYAIAQSLVRLAEELGVQFRYHEPVEEILTASGHVTGVRTPQDVYDFGLVVSNMDVVPTYRRLLPSQPAPESTLAQPRSSSALIFYWGIARRFPELGVHNIFFSADYKREFEAIFQEKAVADDPTVYVNITSGHTPADAPPGHENWFVMVNVPHDQGQNWPALVAHTRAAVLARVSQALGTDIAPLIRAEQVWDPPGIERRTSSFGGALYGSSSNNLLAAFLRHPNFSRKLEGLYFCGGSVHPGGGIPLCLLSARIVSELIENE